Proteins encoded within one genomic window of Pongo pygmaeus isolate AG05252 chromosome 18, NHGRI_mPonPyg2-v2.0_pri, whole genome shotgun sequence:
- the ZNF19 gene encoding zinc finger protein 19 isoform X2, with protein MAAMPLKARYEEMVTFEDVAVHFTKTEWTGLSPAQRALYRSVMLENFGNLTALGYPVPKPALISLLEGGDMAWGLEAQDDPLAETTKNVCKDVETNIDSESTLIQGISEERDGMMSHGQLKSVPQRTDFPETCNVEKHQDIPTVKNIRGKVPRIPCARKPFICEECGKSFSYFSYYARHQRIHTGEKPFECSECGKAFNGNSSLIRHQRIHTGEKPYHCEECGRAFNDNANLIRHQRIHSGDRPYYCTECGNSFTSSSEFVIHQRIHTGEKPYECNECGKAFVGNSPLLRHQKIHTGEKPYECNECGKSFGRTSHLSQHQRIHTGEKPYSCKVCGQAFNFHTKLTRHQRIHSEEKPFDCVDCGKAFSAQEQLKRHLRIHTQESSYVCDECGKAFTSKRNLHQHQRIHTGEKPYEYSKYEKAFGTSSQLGHLEHVHSGEKPVLDICRFGLPEFFTPFYW; from the exons ATGGCAGCCATGCCTCTGAAAGCTCGATACGAG GAGATGGTGACCTTCGAGGATGTGGCTGTGCACTTCACCAAGACAGAATGGACTGGTCTTTCTCCTGCCCAGAGGGCCCTGTACAGAAGTGTGATGTTGGAGAATTTTGGGAACCTGACTGCTTTGG GGTACCCAGTTCCCAAACCTGCACTGATCTCACTTTTGGAGGGAGGGGACATGGCTTGGGGCCTGGAAGCACAGGATGATCCCCTGGCAGAGACGACCAAAAACGTCTGTAAAG ATGTTGAGACCAACATTGACAGTGAGTCCACATTAATCCAGGGAATTTCTGAAGAAAGAGATGGGATGATGTCACATGGTCAGCTGAAGAGTGTCCCTCAGAGAACTGACTTCCCAGAAACATGTAATGTGGAAAAGCACCAGGACATCCCCACAGTGAAAAATATCCGAGGAAAGGTTCCAAGAATCCCCTGTGCAAGGAAACCTTTCATATGTGAAGAGTGTGGGAAATCCTTCAGCTACTTTTCTTACTATGCTAGACACCAGAGAATCCACACTGGGGAGAAACCCTTTGAGTGTAGTGAGTGTGGAAAAGCCTTTAATGGCAATTCTTCGTTAATTCGGCACCAGAggattcacactggagagaaaccctatcaTTGTGAGGAGTGTGGGCGAGCCTTTAATGATAATGCAAATCTGATCAGGCATCAGAGAATCCACAGTGGGGACAGACCCTATTACTGTACAGAGTGTGGGAATAGTTTCACCAGTAGTTCCGAGTTTGTTATCCATCAGAGAATCCACACTGGGGAGAAACCCTATgagtgtaatgagtgtggcaaagCTTTTGTTGGTAATTCACCCCTACTTCGGCATCAGAAaatccacactggagagaaaccctatgagtgtaatgagtgtggcaaaaGCTTTGGAAGGACTTCCCATCTAAGCCAACATCAGCGTATTCACACAGGGGAAAAGCCTTATTCTTGTAAAGTATGTGGACAAGCCTTCAATTTTCATACAAAACTAACTCGGCACCAGAGAATTCACAGTGAGGAGAAACCCTTTGACTGTGTAGATTGTGGAAAAGCCTTCAGTGCTCAGGAACAATTAAAAAGGCATCTGAGAATTCATACTCAGGAGTCTTCGTATGTATGTGATGAGTGTGGAAAAGCCTTCACTAGCAAAAGAAATCTTCATCAGCATCAAAGAatccatactggagagaaaccctatgagtaTAGCAAGTATGAGAAGGCCTTTGGGACTTCTTCCCAGCTAGGTCACCTTGAGCATGTCCACTCTGGAGAAAAGCCTGTGCTGGACATTTGTCGTTTTGGCCTCCCGGAATTTTTTACCCCCTTTTACTGGTAA
- the ZNF19 gene encoding zinc finger protein 19 isoform X4, which produces MAAMPLKARYEVSCGSLRSALWKSELKEMSGGGRWIKEMVTFEDVAVHFTKTEWTGLSPAQRALYRSVMLENFGNLTALDVETNIDSESTLIQGISEERDGMMSHGQLKSVPQRTDFPETCNVEKHQDIPTVKNIRGKVPRIPCARKPFICEECGKSFSYFSYYARHQRIHTGEKPFECSECGKAFNGNSSLIRHQRIHTGEKPYHCEECGRAFNDNANLIRHQRIHSGDRPYYCTECGNSFTSSSEFVIHQRIHTGEKPYECNECGKAFVGNSPLLRHQKIHTGEKPYECNECGKSFGRTSHLSQHQRIHTGEKPYSCKVCGQAFNFHTKLTRHQRIHSEEKPFDCVDCGKAFSAQEQLKRHLRIHTQESSYVCDECGKAFTSKRNLHQHQRIHTGEKPYEYSKYEKAFGTSSQLGHLEHVHSGEKPVLDICRFGLPEFFTPFYW; this is translated from the exons ATGGCAGCCATGCCTCTGAAAGCTCGATACGAGGTGAGCTGTGGATCCCTGAGGTCAGCGTTATGGAAGTCTGAGTTGAAGGAAATGAGTGGTGGCGGAAGGTGGATAAAA GAGATGGTGACCTTCGAGGATGTGGCTGTGCACTTCACCAAGACAGAATGGACTGGTCTTTCTCCTGCCCAGAGGGCCCTGTACAGAAGTGTGATGTTGGAGAATTTTGGGAACCTGACTGCTTTGG ATGTTGAGACCAACATTGACAGTGAGTCCACATTAATCCAGGGAATTTCTGAAGAAAGAGATGGGATGATGTCACATGGTCAGCTGAAGAGTGTCCCTCAGAGAACTGACTTCCCAGAAACATGTAATGTGGAAAAGCACCAGGACATCCCCACAGTGAAAAATATCCGAGGAAAGGTTCCAAGAATCCCCTGTGCAAGGAAACCTTTCATATGTGAAGAGTGTGGGAAATCCTTCAGCTACTTTTCTTACTATGCTAGACACCAGAGAATCCACACTGGGGAGAAACCCTTTGAGTGTAGTGAGTGTGGAAAAGCCTTTAATGGCAATTCTTCGTTAATTCGGCACCAGAggattcacactggagagaaaccctatcaTTGTGAGGAGTGTGGGCGAGCCTTTAATGATAATGCAAATCTGATCAGGCATCAGAGAATCCACAGTGGGGACAGACCCTATTACTGTACAGAGTGTGGGAATAGTTTCACCAGTAGTTCCGAGTTTGTTATCCATCAGAGAATCCACACTGGGGAGAAACCCTATgagtgtaatgagtgtggcaaagCTTTTGTTGGTAATTCACCCCTACTTCGGCATCAGAAaatccacactggagagaaaccctatgagtgtaatgagtgtggcaaaaGCTTTGGAAGGACTTCCCATCTAAGCCAACATCAGCGTATTCACACAGGGGAAAAGCCTTATTCTTGTAAAGTATGTGGACAAGCCTTCAATTTTCATACAAAACTAACTCGGCACCAGAGAATTCACAGTGAGGAGAAACCCTTTGACTGTGTAGATTGTGGAAAAGCCTTCAGTGCTCAGGAACAATTAAAAAGGCATCTGAGAATTCATACTCAGGAGTCTTCGTATGTATGTGATGAGTGTGGAAAAGCCTTCACTAGCAAAAGAAATCTTCATCAGCATCAAAGAatccatactggagagaaaccctatgagtaTAGCAAGTATGAGAAGGCCTTTGGGACTTCTTCCCAGCTAGGTCACCTTGAGCATGTCCACTCTGGAGAAAAGCCTGTGCTGGACATTTGTCGTTTTGGCCTCCCGGAATTTTTTACCCCCTTTTACTGGTAA
- the ZNF19 gene encoding zinc finger protein 19 isoform X3, with the protein MVTFEDVAVHFTKTEWTGLSPAQRALYRSVMLENFGNLTALGYPVPKPALISLLEGGDMAWGLEAQDDPLAETTKNVCKDVETNIDSESTLIQGISEERDGMMSHGQLKSVPQRTDFPETCNVEKHQDIPTVKNIRGKVPRIPCARKPFICEECGKSFSYFSYYARHQRIHTGEKPFECSECGKAFNGNSSLIRHQRIHTGEKPYHCEECGRAFNDNANLIRHQRIHSGDRPYYCTECGNSFTSSSEFVIHQRIHTGEKPYECNECGKAFVGNSPLLRHQKIHTGEKPYECNECGKSFGRTSHLSQHQRIHTGEKPYSCKVCGQAFNFHTKLTRHQRIHSEEKPFDCVDCGKAFSAQEQLKRHLRIHTQESSYVCDECGKAFTSKRNLHQHQRIHTGEKPYEYSKYEKAFGTSSQLGHLEHVHSGEKPVLDICRFGLPEFFTPFYW; encoded by the exons ATGGTGACCTTCGAGGATGTGGCTGTGCACTTCACCAAGACAGAATGGACTGGTCTTTCTCCTGCCCAGAGGGCCCTGTACAGAAGTGTGATGTTGGAGAATTTTGGGAACCTGACTGCTTTGG GGTACCCAGTTCCCAAACCTGCACTGATCTCACTTTTGGAGGGAGGGGACATGGCTTGGGGCCTGGAAGCACAGGATGATCCCCTGGCAGAGACGACCAAAAACGTCTGTAAAG ATGTTGAGACCAACATTGACAGTGAGTCCACATTAATCCAGGGAATTTCTGAAGAAAGAGATGGGATGATGTCACATGGTCAGCTGAAGAGTGTCCCTCAGAGAACTGACTTCCCAGAAACATGTAATGTGGAAAAGCACCAGGACATCCCCACAGTGAAAAATATCCGAGGAAAGGTTCCAAGAATCCCCTGTGCAAGGAAACCTTTCATATGTGAAGAGTGTGGGAAATCCTTCAGCTACTTTTCTTACTATGCTAGACACCAGAGAATCCACACTGGGGAGAAACCCTTTGAGTGTAGTGAGTGTGGAAAAGCCTTTAATGGCAATTCTTCGTTAATTCGGCACCAGAggattcacactggagagaaaccctatcaTTGTGAGGAGTGTGGGCGAGCCTTTAATGATAATGCAAATCTGATCAGGCATCAGAGAATCCACAGTGGGGACAGACCCTATTACTGTACAGAGTGTGGGAATAGTTTCACCAGTAGTTCCGAGTTTGTTATCCATCAGAGAATCCACACTGGGGAGAAACCCTATgagtgtaatgagtgtggcaaagCTTTTGTTGGTAATTCACCCCTACTTCGGCATCAGAAaatccacactggagagaaaccctatgagtgtaatgagtgtggcaaaaGCTTTGGAAGGACTTCCCATCTAAGCCAACATCAGCGTATTCACACAGGGGAAAAGCCTTATTCTTGTAAAGTATGTGGACAAGCCTTCAATTTTCATACAAAACTAACTCGGCACCAGAGAATTCACAGTGAGGAGAAACCCTTTGACTGTGTAGATTGTGGAAAAGCCTTCAGTGCTCAGGAACAATTAAAAAGGCATCTGAGAATTCATACTCAGGAGTCTTCGTATGTATGTGATGAGTGTGGAAAAGCCTTCACTAGCAAAAGAAATCTTCATCAGCATCAAAGAatccatactggagagaaaccctatgagtaTAGCAAGTATGAGAAGGCCTTTGGGACTTCTTCCCAGCTAGGTCACCTTGAGCATGTCCACTCTGGAGAAAAGCCTGTGCTGGACATTTGTCGTTTTGGCCTCCCGGAATTTTTTACCCCCTTTTACTGGTAA
- the ZNF19 gene encoding zinc finger protein 19 isoform X6 has translation MVTFEDVAVHFTKTEWTGLSPAQRALYRSVMLENFGNLTALDVETNIDSESTLIQGISEERDGMMSHGQLKSVPQRTDFPETCNVEKHQDIPTVKNIRGKVPRIPCARKPFICEECGKSFSYFSYYARHQRIHTGEKPFECSECGKAFNGNSSLIRHQRIHTGEKPYHCEECGRAFNDNANLIRHQRIHSGDRPYYCTECGNSFTSSSEFVIHQRIHTGEKPYECNECGKAFVGNSPLLRHQKIHTGEKPYECNECGKSFGRTSHLSQHQRIHTGEKPYSCKVCGQAFNFHTKLTRHQRIHSEEKPFDCVDCGKAFSAQEQLKRHLRIHTQESSYVCDECGKAFTSKRNLHQHQRIHTGEKPYEYSKYEKAFGTSSQLGHLEHVHSGEKPVLDICRFGLPEFFTPFYW, from the exons ATGGTGACCTTCGAGGATGTGGCTGTGCACTTCACCAAGACAGAATGGACTGGTCTTTCTCCTGCCCAGAGGGCCCTGTACAGAAGTGTGATGTTGGAGAATTTTGGGAACCTGACTGCTTTGG ATGTTGAGACCAACATTGACAGTGAGTCCACATTAATCCAGGGAATTTCTGAAGAAAGAGATGGGATGATGTCACATGGTCAGCTGAAGAGTGTCCCTCAGAGAACTGACTTCCCAGAAACATGTAATGTGGAAAAGCACCAGGACATCCCCACAGTGAAAAATATCCGAGGAAAGGTTCCAAGAATCCCCTGTGCAAGGAAACCTTTCATATGTGAAGAGTGTGGGAAATCCTTCAGCTACTTTTCTTACTATGCTAGACACCAGAGAATCCACACTGGGGAGAAACCCTTTGAGTGTAGTGAGTGTGGAAAAGCCTTTAATGGCAATTCTTCGTTAATTCGGCACCAGAggattcacactggagagaaaccctatcaTTGTGAGGAGTGTGGGCGAGCCTTTAATGATAATGCAAATCTGATCAGGCATCAGAGAATCCACAGTGGGGACAGACCCTATTACTGTACAGAGTGTGGGAATAGTTTCACCAGTAGTTCCGAGTTTGTTATCCATCAGAGAATCCACACTGGGGAGAAACCCTATgagtgtaatgagtgtggcaaagCTTTTGTTGGTAATTCACCCCTACTTCGGCATCAGAAaatccacactggagagaaaccctatgagtgtaatgagtgtggcaaaaGCTTTGGAAGGACTTCCCATCTAAGCCAACATCAGCGTATTCACACAGGGGAAAAGCCTTATTCTTGTAAAGTATGTGGACAAGCCTTCAATTTTCATACAAAACTAACTCGGCACCAGAGAATTCACAGTGAGGAGAAACCCTTTGACTGTGTAGATTGTGGAAAAGCCTTCAGTGCTCAGGAACAATTAAAAAGGCATCTGAGAATTCATACTCAGGAGTCTTCGTATGTATGTGATGAGTGTGGAAAAGCCTTCACTAGCAAAAGAAATCTTCATCAGCATCAAAGAatccatactggagagaaaccctatgagtaTAGCAAGTATGAGAAGGCCTTTGGGACTTCTTCCCAGCTAGGTCACCTTGAGCATGTCCACTCTGGAGAAAAGCCTGTGCTGGACATTTGTCGTTTTGGCCTCCCGGAATTTTTTACCCCCTTTTACTGGTAA
- the ZNF19 gene encoding zinc finger protein 19 isoform X5, protein MAAMPLKARYEEMVTFEDVAVHFTKTEWTGLSPAQRALYRSVMLENFGNLTALDVETNIDSESTLIQGISEERDGMMSHGQLKSVPQRTDFPETCNVEKHQDIPTVKNIRGKVPRIPCARKPFICEECGKSFSYFSYYARHQRIHTGEKPFECSECGKAFNGNSSLIRHQRIHTGEKPYHCEECGRAFNDNANLIRHQRIHSGDRPYYCTECGNSFTSSSEFVIHQRIHTGEKPYECNECGKAFVGNSPLLRHQKIHTGEKPYECNECGKSFGRTSHLSQHQRIHTGEKPYSCKVCGQAFNFHTKLTRHQRIHSEEKPFDCVDCGKAFSAQEQLKRHLRIHTQESSYVCDECGKAFTSKRNLHQHQRIHTGEKPYEYSKYEKAFGTSSQLGHLEHVHSGEKPVLDICRFGLPEFFTPFYW, encoded by the exons ATGGCAGCCATGCCTCTGAAAGCTCGATACGAG GAGATGGTGACCTTCGAGGATGTGGCTGTGCACTTCACCAAGACAGAATGGACTGGTCTTTCTCCTGCCCAGAGGGCCCTGTACAGAAGTGTGATGTTGGAGAATTTTGGGAACCTGACTGCTTTGG ATGTTGAGACCAACATTGACAGTGAGTCCACATTAATCCAGGGAATTTCTGAAGAAAGAGATGGGATGATGTCACATGGTCAGCTGAAGAGTGTCCCTCAGAGAACTGACTTCCCAGAAACATGTAATGTGGAAAAGCACCAGGACATCCCCACAGTGAAAAATATCCGAGGAAAGGTTCCAAGAATCCCCTGTGCAAGGAAACCTTTCATATGTGAAGAGTGTGGGAAATCCTTCAGCTACTTTTCTTACTATGCTAGACACCAGAGAATCCACACTGGGGAGAAACCCTTTGAGTGTAGTGAGTGTGGAAAAGCCTTTAATGGCAATTCTTCGTTAATTCGGCACCAGAggattcacactggagagaaaccctatcaTTGTGAGGAGTGTGGGCGAGCCTTTAATGATAATGCAAATCTGATCAGGCATCAGAGAATCCACAGTGGGGACAGACCCTATTACTGTACAGAGTGTGGGAATAGTTTCACCAGTAGTTCCGAGTTTGTTATCCATCAGAGAATCCACACTGGGGAGAAACCCTATgagtgtaatgagtgtggcaaagCTTTTGTTGGTAATTCACCCCTACTTCGGCATCAGAAaatccacactggagagaaaccctatgagtgtaatgagtgtggcaaaaGCTTTGGAAGGACTTCCCATCTAAGCCAACATCAGCGTATTCACACAGGGGAAAAGCCTTATTCTTGTAAAGTATGTGGACAAGCCTTCAATTTTCATACAAAACTAACTCGGCACCAGAGAATTCACAGTGAGGAGAAACCCTTTGACTGTGTAGATTGTGGAAAAGCCTTCAGTGCTCAGGAACAATTAAAAAGGCATCTGAGAATTCATACTCAGGAGTCTTCGTATGTATGTGATGAGTGTGGAAAAGCCTTCACTAGCAAAAGAAATCTTCATCAGCATCAAAGAatccatactggagagaaaccctatgagtaTAGCAAGTATGAGAAGGCCTTTGGGACTTCTTCCCAGCTAGGTCACCTTGAGCATGTCCACTCTGGAGAAAAGCCTGTGCTGGACATTTGTCGTTTTGGCCTCCCGGAATTTTTTACCCCCTTTTACTGGTAA
- the ZNF19 gene encoding zinc finger protein 19 isoform X1 — MAAMPLKARYEVSCGSLRSALWKSELKEMSGGGRWIKEMVTFEDVAVHFTKTEWTGLSPAQRALYRSVMLENFGNLTALGYPVPKPALISLLEGGDMAWGLEAQDDPLAETTKNVCKDVETNIDSESTLIQGISEERDGMMSHGQLKSVPQRTDFPETCNVEKHQDIPTVKNIRGKVPRIPCARKPFICEECGKSFSYFSYYARHQRIHTGEKPFECSECGKAFNGNSSLIRHQRIHTGEKPYHCEECGRAFNDNANLIRHQRIHSGDRPYYCTECGNSFTSSSEFVIHQRIHTGEKPYECNECGKAFVGNSPLLRHQKIHTGEKPYECNECGKSFGRTSHLSQHQRIHTGEKPYSCKVCGQAFNFHTKLTRHQRIHSEEKPFDCVDCGKAFSAQEQLKRHLRIHTQESSYVCDECGKAFTSKRNLHQHQRIHTGEKPYEYSKYEKAFGTSSQLGHLEHVHSGEKPVLDICRFGLPEFFTPFYW, encoded by the exons ATGGCAGCCATGCCTCTGAAAGCTCGATACGAGGTGAGCTGTGGATCCCTGAGGTCAGCGTTATGGAAGTCTGAGTTGAAGGAAATGAGTGGTGGCGGAAGGTGGATAAAA GAGATGGTGACCTTCGAGGATGTGGCTGTGCACTTCACCAAGACAGAATGGACTGGTCTTTCTCCTGCCCAGAGGGCCCTGTACAGAAGTGTGATGTTGGAGAATTTTGGGAACCTGACTGCTTTGG GGTACCCAGTTCCCAAACCTGCACTGATCTCACTTTTGGAGGGAGGGGACATGGCTTGGGGCCTGGAAGCACAGGATGATCCCCTGGCAGAGACGACCAAAAACGTCTGTAAAG ATGTTGAGACCAACATTGACAGTGAGTCCACATTAATCCAGGGAATTTCTGAAGAAAGAGATGGGATGATGTCACATGGTCAGCTGAAGAGTGTCCCTCAGAGAACTGACTTCCCAGAAACATGTAATGTGGAAAAGCACCAGGACATCCCCACAGTGAAAAATATCCGAGGAAAGGTTCCAAGAATCCCCTGTGCAAGGAAACCTTTCATATGTGAAGAGTGTGGGAAATCCTTCAGCTACTTTTCTTACTATGCTAGACACCAGAGAATCCACACTGGGGAGAAACCCTTTGAGTGTAGTGAGTGTGGAAAAGCCTTTAATGGCAATTCTTCGTTAATTCGGCACCAGAggattcacactggagagaaaccctatcaTTGTGAGGAGTGTGGGCGAGCCTTTAATGATAATGCAAATCTGATCAGGCATCAGAGAATCCACAGTGGGGACAGACCCTATTACTGTACAGAGTGTGGGAATAGTTTCACCAGTAGTTCCGAGTTTGTTATCCATCAGAGAATCCACACTGGGGAGAAACCCTATgagtgtaatgagtgtggcaaagCTTTTGTTGGTAATTCACCCCTACTTCGGCATCAGAAaatccacactggagagaaaccctatgagtgtaatgagtgtggcaaaaGCTTTGGAAGGACTTCCCATCTAAGCCAACATCAGCGTATTCACACAGGGGAAAAGCCTTATTCTTGTAAAGTATGTGGACAAGCCTTCAATTTTCATACAAAACTAACTCGGCACCAGAGAATTCACAGTGAGGAGAAACCCTTTGACTGTGTAGATTGTGGAAAAGCCTTCAGTGCTCAGGAACAATTAAAAAGGCATCTGAGAATTCATACTCAGGAGTCTTCGTATGTATGTGATGAGTGTGGAAAAGCCTTCACTAGCAAAAGAAATCTTCATCAGCATCAAAGAatccatactggagagaaaccctatgagtaTAGCAAGTATGAGAAGGCCTTTGGGACTTCTTCCCAGCTAGGTCACCTTGAGCATGTCCACTCTGGAGAAAAGCCTGTGCTGGACATTTGTCGTTTTGGCCTCCCGGAATTTTTTACCCCCTTTTACTGGTAA